The window CAACTAATCTCCAATTCTTTGACTTACTTAAAGGACGCGTCTCCATAATACGAACAGTATCACCCTCATTACAGTCATTATTTTCATCATGAGCTACATATTTCTTTGTTTTCAAAACAAACTTTCCATACATAGGGTGCTTCTGCCTCTTAACTTCAGCAACAACAATACTTTTATGCATCTTGTTACTCTTAACAACACCTACACGCTCTTTTCTTAAATTTCTAGTCTCCATTGTAACTATTTATTGTTTAAAGCAGTCTTAATTCTTGCAATCGTTTTACGCAACTTTGTAATCTGCGATGGATTATCAAGCGGTGACATACTATGTGATCTTTTTAAGTCACTATATGCAACTTGAGACTCTACAAGCTTATCTTTTAATTCATCAATTGAATAACCTTTAACCTCTGATTGTTTCATGACTTAATTTTATTCTTGATAATCGCGAGCGACTATAAATTTTGTTTTTACAGGTAACTTTTGTGCAGCAAGCCTTAAAGCTTCTTGAGCGACAGCTTGTGGAACTCCAGATATTTCAAAAAGAATTCTACCTGGCTTAACAACAGCGGCCCAATATTCTACATTACCTTTACCCTTACCCATACGTACCTCTAAAGGCTTTTTAGTAATAGGCTTGTCTGGAAAAATCTTAATCCAAAGAGAACCTTCCCTTTTCATAAAACGAGTAGCTGCAATACGTGCTGCCTCTATTTGTCTCGAATTAATAAAATTGGAATCTAAAGATTTGATACCAAAAGTACCATAGGCTAGTTGATTACCGCGACCAGAATCACCCTTCATGCGACCCTTTTGTTGCTTTCTAAATTTTGTTTTTCTAGGTTGTAACATTTCTAGCTATTATTATTTTCTACGACGACGGTTTCCACCTCTATTATTAGAACCACCTTTATTACCTTGTTGTTTCTTTGCAAGACCTACTAACGGAGAAAGCTCACGCTTACCATAAACCTCACCCTTCATAATCCAAACCTTTACACCAATACGACCATACGTTGTATGAGACTCAACTAAAGCATAATCGATATCAGCTCTAAAAGTAGATAAAGGAATACGACCATCTTTGTAAGACTCAGAACGCGCCATCTCAGCACCGTTTAATCTACCTGAAATTTGAACTTTAATACCTTCAGCATTCATCCTCATAGCAGCAGCAATAGCCATCTTAATCGCCCTTCTGTACGAAATACGATTTTCAATTTGACGTGCAATGCTAGAGCCGACTAAATGAGCATCAAGCTCTGGTCTTTTAATCTCATGAATGTTTATTTGAACATCCTTACCTGAGATTTTTTTCAACTCCTCTTTCAAACGATCAACCTCAGAACCACCTTTACCAATAATGATACCTGGTCTAGCAGTAGTTATAGTTATCGTAACTAACTTAAGCGTTCTTTCGATGATTACTCTAGAAACACTTGCCTTTGATAAACGAGCATGAATATACTTACGTATTTTATCATCCTCAGCTAATTTATCACCGTAATCATTACCACCATACCAGTTAGATTCCCATCCACGGATAATGCCTAATCGGTTTCCTATCGGATTTGTTTTTTGTCCCATAATATTAGTTATCCTTTAGCATTTTAGATTCACCCAAAACGAGTGTAACATGGTTTGATCTTTTACGTATTCTGTGCGCTCTTCCCTGAGGAGCTGGGCGTAACCTTTTTAACATTGTTCCGCCGTCTACTCTTATTTCTTTAATAATAAGCCCAGCTTCAACTACGTCAGAATCCTCATTTTTAGCTTGCCAATTAGCAATTGCACTCAAAACTAACTTCTCCAATCTACCTGCCGCTTCCTTAGAAGAAAACTTCAGAATACTTAACGCATCCTCAACTTTTTTACCTCTAATAATATCAGCAACTAGCCTCATTTTACGAGGTGATGTCGGACAATTATTTAATTTAGCAAAAGCAATCTTGCTTTTCTCTTCCTTAAGCCTCTCAGCCATTTGTCTTTTACGAACTCCCATAGCTTAGATTATTTCTTACCTTTATTCTTGGCACCACCATGACCTCTATAAGATCTAGTAGGAGAAAACTCCCCTAACTTGTGACCAACCATATTCTCAGTTACATAAACAGGGACAAATTGCCTCCCATTATGAACAGCTATAGTTTGACCTACAAAATCTGGAGTGATCATTGAAGATCTTGACCAAGTTTTAATAACATTCTTTTTACCAGACTCAATGTTTTGAGCCACCTTAGATTCAAGTTTATGAAATACGTAAGGTCCTTTTTTAAGTGAACGAGCCATAATTTATTTCTTTCTACGTTCTAATATATATTGAGCACTAGCTTTATTCTTATCTCTTGTACGATAACCCTTAGCAGGAATACCGTTACGAGATCTTGGATGACCTCCAGAAGACTTACCTTCTCCACCACCCATTGGGTGATCAACTGGGTTCATCACAACTGGACGCGTTCTAGGACGACGGCCTAACCATCTAGATCTACCTGCTTTACCTCCAACTAAAAGTTGATGATCACTGTTTGATATAGCACCTATCGTTGCAAGACATTCTTGTAAAATTAATCTTGTCTCTCCAGAAGGCATCTTAACAGTAGCGTACTTTCCATCCCTTGCCATAAGTTGCGCAAAAGCACCGGCACTACGAGCGATAATAGCTCCTTGACCAGGTCTTAACTCAATACAACTTATTATAGAACCAAGCGGAATATTTGCTAACTTCATAGCATTACCTACCTCAGGAGTTGCAGTATCACCAGAAACTAAATTCTGCCCAACTTTGAGACCATTTTGAGCTATGATGTATCTTTTCTCACCATCTTGATAATTAAGAAGCGCGATAAACGCGGTTCTATTAGGATCATATTCAATACTAGCCACTGTAGCCGGCACGCCAAAATGATTTCTTTTAAAATCGATAATACGGTAGCGTCTTTTATGACCACCACCCTTGTAACGCATAGTCATACGACCACTTGCATTACGACCACCAGAACGTTTTTTCGGAGCGAGCAAGCTCTTCTCCGGCTTATCAGTTGTAATAGCATCGTAGCCATTAACAACTCTAAATCGCTGTCCAGGAGTTACAGGTTTTAATTTTCTAACTGACATTATTGTCTTTTAATTATAGATTACTATAAAGATCAATGGTTTCACCATCTTTAAGTTGTACAAAAGCTTTTTTACGAGCACTTGTTTTACCAACTTGAATCCCTGATTTAGTATATTTAGTATTGCGATTGATACGAGTATTCATTGTTCTTACCTTAAGAACAGTAACACCATAAGTCGCTTCTACTTCTTTTTTAATCTGAACTTTATTTGCACTAGGAGAAACCTCAAAGCCAAATCGGTTTAAAAGCTCGCTATCTCTAGTAGCTTTTTCCGTAATGATAGGTTTAATTAGGACACTCATAACTGCTTATTTACTTAAAGTTTCTTCAATTTCTTCCAGAGAACCTTCTAGAAGAACGACGTTTGACGCGTTTGTTATACTGTAAGTACTTAATTCCGTGCACTTTACAACATTTGAACCTTTCAAATTTCGCGAAGACAAATATACATTTTTATTTGACTCTCCCAACACAAAAAGAGATTTTTTATCATTAAGTCCTAAACTCTCTAAAACTTCAATGAAATTCTTTGTTTTTGGTGCATCGAAACTAAAATTTTCAACAACCGTGAGCGCACCTTCAGAAACCTTTTTACTTAAAGCACTTTTGCGAGCTAAACGCTTTTGACCTTTATTCAATTTGAATGAATAACTGCGTGGTACAGGTCCAAAAATACGACCACCACCTCTAAATACAGGTGATTTGATAGAACCAGCACGAGCTGTACCAGTACCTTTTTGCTTCTTTATCTTTCTAGTACTACCAGCTATTTCAGCTCTTTGCTTAGCCTTATGCGTACCTTGACGACGATTTGCTAGATATTGCTTTACATCTAAATAGATCGCGTGATCACTAGGCTCGATACCGAATACATCATCAGACAATTCTACCTGACGACCAGTTTCTTTTCCTTTTAAATCTAATACTGCTACCTTCATTATTTCTGTACTATTACATAAGAATTTTTATGACCAGGAATACATCCCTTCACAACAAGTATGTTCTTTTCAGAAACAACTTTAAGAACTCTTAAATTTTGAACTTTAACTTTTTCATTACCCATCTGTCCTGCCATGCGCATACCTTTAAATACACGAGCTGGATAAGATGCAGCACCGATGGAACCTGGAGCTCTTAAACGGTTATGCTGTCCGTGAGTAGCTTGACCTACACCACCAAAACCATGACGTTTAACAACACCTTGAAATCCTTTTCCTTTAGAAGTTCCAGAAACATCTACAAATTCACCTTCTGTGAACATATCAACTGTTATTGAATCTCCTAATTTGTACTCCTCATCAAAACTTTTGAATTCAGCAATTTTTCTCTTGACAGCAGTTCCTGCTTTCTTGAAGTGACCTTGAGCCGCTTTAGAAGCATTCTTGTCTGATTTGTCATCGAAACCTAGTTGTAAAGCAGCATATCCATCTACTTCTTCAGTTCTGACTTGGGTAACAACGCAAGGACCTGCTTCTATGATAGTACATGGCATATTCTTACCATTTTCATCATAGATACTAGTCATTCCGATTTTTCTTCCTATTAACCCAGACATATTATTAATTATTTAATTGTTATTTGATAATGTAAAGTATTCCGCTTTCGCGAAAGCGGAATACTATAAAACTTTATTTGAAAAGTTATTAAACCTTGATCTCTACTTCAACACCACTTGGCAATTCTAGCTTCATAAGAGCATCAATGGTCTTAGAAGAGGAGCTGTAGATATCTAAAAGTCTTTTATAAGAGCTCAATTGGAACTGCTCGCGAGACTTTTTGTTTACGTGCGGCGATCTTAAAACAGTAAATATTTTCTTATGTGTTGGCAAAGGAATAGGTCCTGTTACCACTGCACCTGTACTTTTTACTGTCTTTACAATTTTTTCAGCAGACTTATCCACCAGCATGTAATCGTAAGATTTTAGTTTTATTCTGATTTTTTGACTCATCGTTTGAAATATTAATTGTTACCTTTTGTTGCAGCGATTACTTCTTCACTAATATTTGATGGAGTTTCAGCATAATGTGAAAATTCCATAGTTGAAGTAGCACGACCAGATGAAAGCGTACGTAATGTAGTTACATAACCAAACATCTCAGAAAGCGGAACATCAGCCTTTACAACTTTTGCACCATTACGATCTCCCATGTCGTTCATTTGACCACGGCGACGGTTTAAGTCACCTACGATATCACCCATATTTTCTTCTGGAGTGATAACCTCTAGCTTCATCATAGGCTCCAATATTACTGCTCCTGCAGATTTTGCAGCAGCTTTATAACCCATTTTTGCAGCAAGTTCGAAAGAAAGAGCATCAGAATCTACAGGGTGGAAAGAACCATCTGTAAGCGTTACTCTCATACTATCCATCTCAAATCCAGCAAGTGGGCCAGCTTTCATAGCCTCACGGAATCCTTTTTCAATTGCAGGGATAAATTCTTTAGGAATGTTACCACCTTTAATTTTATTGATAAATTGAAGACCTTCTTCTATCTTACCTTCTTCATTTTCCTCAGCTGGCTCCATCGTAAATACGATATCACCAAATTTACCACGACCACCAGATTGCTTTTTATAAGTTTCTCTGTGATCAGCTGATCTTGTTAAAGCCTCTTTGTATTCAACCTGTGGAGCACCTTGGTTAAGCTCTACCTTAAACTCACGACGCATACGGTCAACAATGATGTCTAAGTGCAACTCTCCCATTCCAGAAATGATAGTTTGACCAGAAGCCTCATCAGTTCTAACTTGGAATGTAGGATCTTCCTCAGCTAATTTAGCTAAAGCCATACCCATTTTATCAACATCGGCCTTAGTTTTAGGCTCAACAGCGATACCGATTACCGGATCAGGGAAATCCATCGATTCTAAAACGATAGGATGGTCTTGATCTGACATGGTATCTCCAGTTTTAATATCTTTAAAACCTACAGCAGCACCAATATCACCGGCTTCAATAAAGTCAATTGCATTTTGTTTATTAGAATGCATTTGATAGATACGAGAGATACGTTCTTTTTTACCAGAACGATTATTTAATATATAAGAACCTGCATCTAAACGACCAGAGTAAGCACGGAAGAATGCTAAACGACCAACAAAAGGATCAGTTGCTATCTTAAATGCAAGAGCTGAAAACGGCTCTTTTACACTTGGCTTGCGTCTTTCTTCTTCATCAGTATCAGGATTAGTACCGATAACACTATCTCTATCTAATGGCGATGGCAAATAACGACATACAGCATCTAATAAAAACTGCACACCTTTATTTTTAAATGCAGAACCACAAACCATAGGTATGATAGCCATATCCATTACAGCAGCTCTCAATGCGTTGTGCACTTCTTCCTCTGTAATAGAGTCTTCATCCTCCATAAATTTCTCTAGAAGATTTTCATCATAACTCGCTACCTCTTCTATCAGATTAGCACGATACTGACGCACCTCTTCTTTCATATCTTCTGGAATAGGCACAACATCAAATGTTGATCCGAAGTTATCTTCATGCCATACCGTAGCTCTGTTCTTTACAAGATCCACAATACCTTTAAAACCATCTTCTTCACCTATGTTTAAAACAATAGGTACAGCGTTTGATTTAAGCATGCTTTTCACCTGAGAACATACTTCTAAAAAGTTAGCTCCCTGACGGTCCATTTTATTTACAAAACCAATACGTGGCACTTTGTAATTATCTGCTAATCTCCAGTTAGTTTCAGATTGTGGTTCAACACCATCAACTGCACTAAAAAGAAATACTAAACCATCTAG is drawn from Nonlabens dokdonensis DSW-6 and contains these coding sequences:
- the fusA gene encoding elongation factor G, with the protein product MARDLKLTRNIGIAAHIDAGKTTTTERVLFYTGVSHKIGEVHDGASTMDWMEQEAERGITITSAATTCEWVFPKENGEPTPEAQEYHFNIIDTPGHVDFTVEVNRSLRVLDGLVFLFSAVDGVEPQSETNWRLADNYKVPRIGFVNKMDRQGANFLEVCSQVKSMLKSNAVPIVLNIGEEDGFKGIVDLVKNRATVWHEDNFGSTFDVVPIPEDMKEEVRQYRANLIEEVASYDENLLEKFMEDEDSITEEEVHNALRAAVMDMAIIPMVCGSAFKNKGVQFLLDAVCRYLPSPLDRDSVIGTNPDTDEEERRKPSVKEPFSALAFKIATDPFVGRLAFFRAYSGRLDAGSYILNNRSGKKERISRIYQMHSNKQNAIDFIEAGDIGAAVGFKDIKTGDTMSDQDHPIVLESMDFPDPVIGIAVEPKTKADVDKMGMALAKLAEEDPTFQVRTDEASGQTIISGMGELHLDIIVDRMRREFKVELNQGAPQVEYKEALTRSADHRETYKKQSGGRGKFGDIVFTMEPAEENEEGKIEEGLQFINKIKGGNIPKEFIPAIEKGFREAMKAGPLAGFEMDSMRVTLTDGSFHPVDSDALSFELAAKMGYKAAAKSAGAVILEPMMKLEVITPEENMGDIVGDLNRRRGQMNDMGDRNGAKVVKADVPLSEMFGYVTTLRTLSSGRATSTMEFSHYAETPSNISEEVIAATKGNN
- the rplB gene encoding 50S ribosomal protein L2, which codes for MSVRKLKPVTPGQRFRVVNGYDAITTDKPEKSLLAPKKRSGGRNASGRMTMRYKGGGHKRRYRIIDFKRNHFGVPATVASIEYDPNRTAFIALLNYQDGEKRYIIAQNGLKVGQNLVSGDTATPEVGNAMKLANIPLGSIISCIELRPGQGAIIARSAGAFAQLMARDGKYATVKMPSGETRLILQECLATIGAISNSDHQLLVGGKAGRSRWLGRRPRTRPVVMNPVDHPMGGGEGKSSGGHPRSRNGIPAKGYRTRDKNKASAQYILERRKK
- the rpsS gene encoding 30S ribosomal protein S19, producing the protein MARSLKKGPYVFHKLESKVAQNIESGKKNVIKTWSRSSMITPDFVGQTIAVHNGRQFVPVYVTENMVGHKLGEFSPTRSYRGHGGAKNKGKK
- the rpsQ gene encoding 30S ribosomal protein S17 gives rise to the protein METRNLRKERVGVVKSNKMHKSIVVAEVKRQKHPMYGKFVLKTKKYVAHDENNDCNEGDTVRIMETRPLSKSKNWRLVEILERAK
- the rplD gene encoding 50S ribosomal protein L4, producing the protein MKVAVLDLKGKETGRQVELSDDVFGIEPSDHAIYLDVKQYLANRRQGTHKAKQRAEIAGSTRKIKKQKGTGTARAGSIKSPVFRGGGRIFGPVPRSYSFKLNKGQKRLARKSALSKKVSEGALTVVENFSFDAPKTKNFIEVLESLGLNDKKSLFVLGESNKNVYLSSRNLKGSNVVKCTELSTYSITNASNVVLLEGSLEEIEETLSK
- the rplV gene encoding 50S ribosomal protein L22, with the translated sequence MGVRKRQMAERLKEEKSKIAFAKLNNCPTSPRKMRLVADIIRGKKVEDALSILKFSSKEAAGRLEKLVLSAIANWQAKNEDSDVVEAGLIIKEIRVDGGTMLKRLRPAPQGRAHRIRKRSNHVTLVLGESKMLKDN
- the rplP gene encoding 50S ribosomal protein L16, whose product is MLQPRKTKFRKQQKGRMKGDSGRGNQLAYGTFGIKSLDSNFINSRQIEAARIAATRFMKREGSLWIKIFPDKPITKKPLEVRMGKGKGNVEYWAAVVKPGRILFEISGVPQAVAQEALRLAAQKLPVKTKFIVARDYQE
- the rplC gene encoding 50S ribosomal protein L3, giving the protein MSGLIGRKIGMTSIYDENGKNMPCTIIEAGPCVVTQVRTEEVDGYAALQLGFDDKSDKNASKAAQGHFKKAGTAVKRKIAEFKSFDEEYKLGDSITVDMFTEGEFVDVSGTSKGKGFQGVVKRHGFGGVGQATHGQHNRLRAPGSIGAASYPARVFKGMRMAGQMGNEKVKVQNLRVLKVVSEKNILVVKGCIPGHKNSYVIVQK
- the rpmC gene encoding 50S ribosomal protein L29 → MKQSEVKGYSIDELKDKLVESQVAYSDLKRSHSMSPLDNPSQITKLRKTIARIKTALNNK
- the rpsC gene encoding 30S ribosomal protein S3, with amino-acid sequence MGQKTNPIGNRLGIIRGWESNWYGGNDYGDKLAEDDKIRKYIHARLSKASVSRVIIERTLKLVTITITTARPGIIIGKGGSEVDRLKEELKKISGKDVQINIHEIKRPELDAHLVGSSIARQIENRISYRRAIKMAIAAAMRMNAEGIKVQISGRLNGAEMARSESYKDGRIPLSTFRADIDYALVESHTTYGRIGVKVWIMKGEVYGKRELSPLVGLAKKQQGNKGGSNNRGGNRRRRK
- the rplW gene encoding 50S ribosomal protein L23, which codes for MSVLIKPIITEKATRDSELLNRFGFEVSPSANKVQIKKEVEATYGVTVLKVRTMNTRINRNTKYTKSGIQVGKTSARKKAFVQLKDGETIDLYSNL
- the rpsJ gene encoding 30S ribosomal protein S10; this translates as MSQKIRIKLKSYDYMLVDKSAEKIVKTVKSTGAVVTGPIPLPTHKKIFTVLRSPHVNKKSREQFQLSSYKRLLDIYSSSSKTIDALMKLELPSGVEVEIKV